A region of the Ornithinimicrobium ciconiae genome:
ATCACGGGAGTCACCTGGCTGGTCACCAAGGTCACCCGGTCCAATCTCGACCCGTCGCTGCGCTGGATCGACGTCGTCGGGGTCGCCTGCTTGGCGGGCATCGGTTTCACGGTGTCCCTCCTCGTGGCCGAGCTCAGCTTCGGGGTGGGCACAGAGCTGGGCGACCACGCCAAGGTGGGCATCTTCCTGGCCTCCGTGGTCGCGGCAGTGGTCGGGTCGATCATCCTGGCTGCCCGCAACAAGCACTATGCCGCCCTCGAAGCCAAGGAGGCTGCGGATAGCGACCTGGACGGCGTCCCGGACGTCTATGAAGACGACTACCAGGCTCGTCAGTGAGTGTTGAAGGCGAGACACCCGACCACCTCTGGCTGGCGCGGCTCGGCTGACGCGCCTGGCCACGCCACGCCCCGGGGCCCTAGGACGGGTGAGGCTGGCCGGGAGCCGGGTGGACGGCATACCAACGTCGTTCCATCCGGTGGGACCGCTGACCTGCCGCGGCACGGCGCCTCCTAGACTCGGCAGCACCGACCACCAGGAGGAACCATGCCCGAGGCCGTCATTGTCGCCGCTGCACGCACCCCGATCGGGCGTGCCTTCAAGGGGTCGTTGACTACCGTCCGCCCCGATGACCTCGCTGCGGTCGCCATCCAGGCTGCCCTCGACCAGGTGCCCGCCCTGGACGCCACCACGATCGACGACCTCTACCTCGGCTGCGCTGAGCCCTCCGGCGAGCACGGCAGCAACATGGCTCGCGTGGTCTCCGTGCTCCTGGGTCTGGACACCCTGCCGGGCGCCACGGTCAACCGGTTCTGCGCGTCCTCGGTGCAGACGACCCGCATGGCCCTGCACGCCATCCGGGCCGGCGAGGGCGACGTCTTCATCAGCGCCGGGGTGGAGGCTGTCTCCCGTTATGTGAACTTCGCGGGAGCCGGTGGCAGCGCCGCAGACACCCAGAACCCGAAGTTCGCCGACTCCATCGCGCGCAGCGCTGCCATCGCCGAGACCAACCGGACGTGGACCGACCCGCGTGCCGAGGGTCTGCTGCCGGACATCTATCTGGCGATGGGGCAGACCGCGGAGAACGTGGCCACCTCCCGCGGCGTCTCCCGAGAGCGCCAGGACGAGTGGGGCGTGACCAGCCAGAACCGTGCCGAGGCTGCCATCGCGGCCGGGGTCTTCG
Encoded here:
- a CDS encoding acetyl-CoA C-acetyltransferase, with translation MPEAVIVAAARTPIGRAFKGSLTTVRPDDLAAVAIQAALDQVPALDATTIDDLYLGCAEPSGEHGSNMARVVSVLLGLDTLPGATVNRFCASSVQTTRMALHAIRAGEGDVFISAGVEAVSRYVNFAGAGGSAADTQNPKFADSIARSAAIAETNRTWTDPRAEGLLPDIYLAMGQTAENVATSRGVSRERQDEWGVTSQNRAEAAIAAGVFEREIAPVTLADGTVVSTDDGPRAGVTLEKVSQLQPVFREEGTVTAGNCCALNDGAAALVIMSDTRAKELGLTPLARVVSTGVSALSPEIMGLGPVEASRQALARAGMSIGDMDLYEINEAFAAQVLPSADDLGMDLDKLNVHGGAIALGHPFGSTGARISTTLINALQTHDKQFGLETMCVGGGQGMAVILERLS